The Gemmatimonas phototrophica region GAGTGCCAGACGTATGCCGAACGTGCGAAGCTCCTGCTGCAATCGCGACCGCTCAAACGGTGCCCGCGCGGCCAGGTCCAGCTCCACTTCCTGCTCGCGCACGAATTCCTGCGCCTGACTGATCGCCAGCAGCGTGGCATCCAGTCGCTCCACCACCGACTCCGCAGTGCGTTCCACGGCTTTGAGGGAATCGAGAGCGCGGGTGCGCGATACCACTTCCGGATCCTGCTGCGGATCCGTGGTGGCCGTACGGGTGGCAATCCAATTGTTGAACTGCTCCTGCTGCGCACTGTACGCATTGCGGGCAACCGCGTGGTCCTGAATGGCGCGATCGCGCAGATCCTGCGTGCGTTTATTCTCCCCCAGCAGGGAATCCCGTCTGGCACGCAGCGGGGCCGCGCGCACCGGATCGACAAAGTCGGTAAGCGACAGCGTGGTGTCCACGCCGGGCAATTCACCCACGATTTTTCCGCCCAGGCCAATGAGGAACCCCGAGAAGACCAGGGAGACCACCCACATGGCAATGGCAAAGAGCCGCTCGGGGACCCGCAGGAAACGGAACATCGATCAGACTCCAGCCGTGAGTTGTGCCGTCAGATCACTGACCTCGCGCGCCACCACGGCGAGGTCCACCTTTTCAATGGGATGCGGTATGTCCGGCAACAACGAGGCGCGGGCCCGCGGCAAATGCGACGCGGCGGTTGTCGCGTCTTCGAGTGAAACACTGTCGTCGCGGCCGCCCACCAGCAGATGTACCGGGCAATGCACCGCACCCAAGGTCTCGCGCGTCAGCAACGGTTGCTCGCCCAGTTCGCACAACATGGACGCGGTACGCTCCAGCAACAGTTCCCACCCGCCGGCGTGCATATGCCGTGCCGCCAACAGCTCGGCATACGCCGGCACCTTGGCGCGGATCACCTCACTGTTCAATCGCGCGGCGGCCTGCTGCGCAATGGTTGGTGTCCAGTGCAACATGGTGCCCAACGTGACAATGCCACCAATGGTGCCTGGGGCCAAATGTTCCAGCAGCAAGGCAACGTATCCCCCCATGGAGTAGCCAAACACCACCGGGCGAACCAGCGCCTTCGCGTGAACGTATTCCTGCAGCGCCATGGCAAACGTACGCATGGAGAAAAGAAGGCCAGCCGGTAATTCGGTTCGACCATGCCCGGGCAATTCCAGGTTCAGAACTGAGGCATATTGCCGCTGGGCCTGCAACGCCTCGGCAACGGGGCGCATCTGCTCGGCGCTGCCCAGCGCGCCGTGCAGTACGATCACCGACGGAACAAGCGGTTGAGGGGAAGTCATGCGGCAGAGATACCGCCCCGGCTACCGGTTTCGCCAGCCAGCCCGGCCAGCCGGTGCGCTGACTCCGGGGGCGAGGTTGTGTAGATTGTCCCTGTGATCCCACGCCGAGTGATTGTCCACCTGCGTCCGTGAATCCCGCATGACCCCCGAGCTTTCGACTCTGCTGGCCATCCTGGCGGCGGGGATGGTCATCATTGCGGGCGGCGTGTACTGGTGGATCAGCCGAACGCCCACGATTGAGCGACTCCCCGATGAGCCGCTGCCTCTCTTTGGTGGGCTGACCCCAGAGGAGCGGATGAGGTCGCCTTCGGCCGCCGCCGCCGCGGTGACGGCACAGGCAGCCGAACCCCGTCCGAGGACGCCACGCCCTGAGCCACCGCAGCCCCAACGGCCTGCAGTGCCTGCCGCGCCTGCTGCGTCGGCTCCTGTCCCTCCAGCCGACGTGCTCACGCGTTCCACGCCAGTGATACGCGAGTTCGTCACTGGGGCGCCGGCACCGTCATCGCCGTCCGCGGCAGCTGCTCCAGGCGCGTCGGTGCCGAGGGCGCCCAGCGAGGGGGTGGTGAGCAGTGCTGGTGTACCGGGGACCATGGTGGAGGGGCACGCGCTCCGCTTCAGTGTGCCCGCCGAAGGCACGCTTCAGTTTCTCCCCGGGCGACTCGAAATAGGCGCCGGGCTCGACGCCGGGCGTGAAATTCGCTTCGTGCGGGTCGACGGCCCCAACGGCATCGAAGTGACCTTCGGACGGGCTGAGGGCGAGTTGTACCGGCACATTCAGTTGCGCGACAAGACCGTGAGTCGGTCGCACGCGCGCCTGCAGTGGCGGGATCAGGTGTGGTATCTGCAGAACCTGTCACACACCAATCCGGTTGTGCATAACGGAGTGGAAATGGCCGGCGATGCGGTGCAGCCTCTGGCCGACGGTGACTCCCTGGAGATGGGCGAAGTGCTGTTCACGTTCCGGAGTCGCTGAGGCATGGAGCCGCAACACGAAGCACAGGATGTCGGCGACCTGGCCGACGAATACACGTTGCTCGGTGAACTGGGGCGCGGCGGCAATGCCATTGTGTACAAGGCCCGTGATCGTGCGCTCTTTCGCGACGTCGCCATCAAGGTGGTCCGGCCGCGATTCGCCGCCACCGCCGACGAAGCGATTGCGCGTCTCGAACGCGAGGCCCGAACGGTTGCACGGCTGCAGCATCCCAACATCGTCACCGTGTATGCCGTCAAGCGTCTCAACGACGGCGGCCTGGCGCTGGTCATGCAACTGGTGCCCGGGCGTACCCTCAAGCAGGCCATACAGGATGATGGCCCCTTTGAGCCGGAGCGGGCGGAACGGGTCATCAAGGACATTGCGGAAGCGCTGGCATTCGCTCACGCCAATGGCGTGGTCCACCGGGATGTGAAGCCGGAGAATGTCTTCATGGACTCGGTGAGTGGCCGCGCCCTCCTCAGCGACTTCGGCATCGCCCACAACAACGAGTTCGATTCGCGTCTCACCATGACGGGATCGGCAATCGGGACGCCTGCGTACATGGCGCCGGAGCAGATTGACGGTGCGCCCGCCAACGCGCGCTCCGATCTGTACAGCCTCGGACTGGTGGCGTGGGAGATGCTTTCGGGCGAACGGCCGTGGGCCGGTGATGCGCTGTACAACGTGATCTACAAGCAGAAGCACGAAGAGTTGCCGGCGATTGACTCCCTGCGTCCCGGTGCGGTCCCCGCCCGTCTGCAATACATCGTCGAACGGATGCTGCAAAAGCGCCCCGGTGCCCGATGGGCCGGCGCCGACGGGTTGCTGGCCGCGCTGAACGCCTGGGTTGTCCCCAGCGATTGGAAGCAGTGGGAAGAGTCGCACAAGCGGCGCCGCGACCGGGAAAAAGCTGCGCCCAAAATGCCGGTGAGGCGCGGTGACGCCAGCGAGGACGCGACGGTGCGATTTGCCCGTCCCACGTCCGGCGTGTCGCCCGCCGTCGTTCCCGAAGCGGACGTGGCGCTGCTCAAGGTGCCCACCGCGCCGTCGGTGCCCGTGGTGGATGACGACGCCGCGCCTTCGTGGGCCACGGACGCCGACGCCTCTTCAACTGGCCGTCGGTCCCGCTGGGTAGCCGTGGTCGCTCTGCTGGGGATCACCCTCGCCGGAGCCGCCTATGCCATGTACATGCGGCAGATGGGGCCCTTTGCGACGGTGTCGGGCAATGCGCTGGCCATGACCGACGCCGCGACCGTGGAACTGCCGATTGTCAGTGATACCGCGCAGAGCGCGCCGTCGGTGCCAGTACCCACGTCGATGCCGACCGATAGCGGTGTCGCCGCTGCCGCTGCCGCCGATTCACAAGTGGTGGCCCAACGTCGGATCGACTCGCTTCGCGTTGACTCACTGGTTGCGGTGGCCCGCCGGGCAGAGCGTCGCGCGGCGCGGGCGGCCATTGGCGTTGCTCCACCAGCCGAAGCACGAGTGGCGGTTGCCGCGCCCACGGTGCGCGCCACCGACGACCCCGGAATCATCGCGGCAGGGGGGCGTCATTCGTGTGCGCTGGTGTCCTCCCGCGTTTTGTGTTGGGGGGCCAACGACCGCGGGCAGTTGGGTGACGGTGACGCCGAAGCGCGGAGCACCCCCGCGCCGATTGTGGGCGACCTCGAGTTTGTGCAGGTCACCACGGGACTTTCGCACAGTTGTGGCGTGGCCCGTGGGGGTGATGCGTATTGCTGGGGCGCCGATGATCGCGGGCAACTTGGCGACGCCACGTTTACCTCACGGTCCGCACCGGTCCGCGTGGCTGGCAACCAGACCTTTCGGTTGCTGCGGGCGGGGCAATACCACACGTGCGGGCTGACGACCGCCGGCGACGTGCTCTGCTGGGGCGCCAATGCCAACGGCCAACTCGGCGACGGGGGTACCAGCAATCGCTCGTCGCCGGTGTCGGTTGGCGGTGGGCTGCGCTTCGTGTCGTTGTCAGCTGGATGGAATCACAGCTGCGCCATTGCCTACGACGGGAAGGCGTATTGCTGGGGGGCCAACGCCAGCGGACAGCTGGGCAACGGCACCCGGACCGATACCCGCACGCCAACGGCGGTGAGCGCAGAGCAACGCTTTACCAGTATGGCGGCTGGTGCCACCCACACGTGTGCCACCGCCGATGGTGGAGAGACGTTCTGCTGGGGACGGAACAGCTACGGGCAATTGGGCACCGGTGGGACCGGCGATCAGGCCGTGCCAGCGCCCGTGTTCGGTGGTACGCGTTTCGCATCAGTGACCGTGGGCGGTGTGCATTCCTGCGGGCGCACACGCAGTGGCCAGGTCTTCTGCTGGGGGCGCAACGTGTACGGACAATTAGGGGACGGCACCAACGCCACGCGCGATGTCCCAACGCGGGTGGCGGGGAGTACGACATTCTCAGCGGTGCATGCCAGTGGTGCGCATACCTGTGCCACCGGCGGTGAAGACACGCTGTGGTGCTGGGGATTCAATGTGGAGGGGCAGTTGGGTGACGGCACGCGCAATCACCTGTCGCGCCCCACCCGTGTCGTGATGCCGGCCCGGTGATGCGCCGTGTTGCCACGCGCCTCCGGCGTGGGCTGGTGTACGTTGCCGCGCTATGGGCGACAACCGCCTGCGCGGGGCTCTCGGAGATCACGGAGCCCAAGCCGCTCCTTGAACCAGTGGGATCGGTGAGTGTGACGCCGACGACGGCATCTGTCGTGGAAGGCAATACGACGGTGCTGCAGGCGCAGGTGTTTGACGAATTGGGAGGGGCGCTGACCGGACGCCCCTTGTTCTGGTCGAGTAGTGACAGTACGGTCGCTCGTGTGGCGCCCAACGGCGAAGTCACTGCACTGCGTGTCGGCAACGCGCAGGTGGCGGTGACGGCCGACGGGAAGAGTGCCGTTGCCGCGATCACCGTCTCCCGACGGGCCGTGGCGAGTGTACAGCTGTCGCCGCCAAGTCCCACGCTGTTTGTGAATGGGACCTTGTTGTTGCAGGCCAGACCGCTGGATGATCGCGGACAGCCGCTGAGCGACCGCTCCATATCGTGGCAAAGCAGTGACCCACGCATTGCCATTGTCGATCTCGCCGGGGTGGTGACTGGCCTCGCCCCCGGGACGGCGACCATTACCGCCACCAGCGAACTGCGATCGGCAACGATCGGGGTGACCGTGGTGCCGGTCCCTACCGCGTCGGTGCAAGTCACACCCGGTCGAGACACGGTCATTGTCGGACAGTCCACGCAGCTCAGTGCCGTGGCACGTGATTCAGCGGGCAATGCGCTGGCTGAACGAAGTATTGGCTGGAGTACCAATGCCGGCACCATTGCGACCGTGTCATCCACAGGACTGGTGCTGGGAGTGGCCCCAGGGACGGTGATCGTCACGGCGTCGAATGGTGGGCGGAGCGGTACGGCCGTGCTTGATGTCCTGCCGCGTCCCGTTGGAGCGGTCATCGTGTCGCCGTCGCAATCCGTTCTCACGGTGGGCCAGACACTCCGGCTCACTGTCCAGGTGACCGACCAAAACGGAACGCTGCTTCTTGGCAGACCGGTTGTATACGAGAGCAGTAACCCTACGGTTGCGCGAGTGGCGGCTGACGGCACCGTGTCTGCTGCGGCGGCTGGTACGGCTGTCATAACCGCCGTGAGTGAGGGGCGAACAGGTACAGCCTCGGTGTCCGTGTCGCCGTCGCCGGTGGCCCTAGTGCGTGTCTCACCGGCCAGCGTGAACGTGCTGGCCGGTACCACGACTCGACTGACCGCTGATGCGCTGGATGCGTCAGGGGCCGTGCTGGCGCAACGGGCCGTGACGTGGCTGAGCGGAGCGCCCGCTTTCTTTTCTGTGCGGGCCGATGGCACGGTGACGGCGCTGAGTCCGGGCGCCGGCGTGGTGTTTGCGTCGGCCGAAGGGCGCATCGGAACGGCCGCAGTGGTGGTGCGCGGTGTGGCCGTCAATGCGGTGGTGCTTTCCCCGGCCGCTCCCGCGCTGTTTGTGGGCGATCTCCGCGACTTCACCGTAGCCGTACGTGATGTCAATGGCGCCGAGATCAGTGGGCGTGTGGTACAATGGGCCACGAGTGATCCAACCGTCGCGGTGGTGTCGAGTACTGGACGCGTGCGCGCGGTGGCACCAGGGACCGCCGTCATCAGCGCCACCGTTGACGGCGTTGCCGGGACGACCTCCGTCGTCGTGAGCGCGCTGCCGGTCGCCACGGTCAGCGTGGCGCTCACCGCCTCGACCCTGTTGCCGGGGCAGACGACTACCGCCACCGTCGTGGTGCGCAGTGCAGGCGGTGACGTCTTGACCGGACGCGCGGTGACGTGGACGAGTCTGACGCCGGCGGTGGCAACCGTTTCCGCCACCGGTACGGTCTCCGCCGTGGCGAATGGCACTGCGGTGATTCGGGCGACGGTCGAGGGGGTGAGTGGGCAGGCCACACTTACCGTAAGCCCAACGCCTGTGGCGTCGGTCTCAGTATCGCTGGCAGCCAGCAGTCTTTTTGTCGGTCAGACCACGCAAGCGACGGCCGTCACGCGCAGTGCGGCCAACGAGGTGCTGAGCGGTCGCGCGACTGCGTGGAGCAGTTCGAATGCAGCGGTGGCGACGGTATCCGCGGCTGGCGTGGTGACCGCGCTGTTGCCAGGGAGCGCCACCATTACCGCGACGAGTGAAGGGCAAAGTGGCACCGTCGTGGTGACGGTCTCGCTGGTGCCGGTAAACAGCGTGACGGTGGCGTTGGCCGCCAGCACGATAACGGTGGGG contains the following coding sequences:
- a CDS encoding zinc ribbon domain-containing protein; the protein is MFRFLRVPERLFAIAMWVVSLVFSGFLIGLGGKIVGELPGVDTTLSLTDFVDPVRAAPLRARRDSLLGENKRTQDLRDRAIQDHAVARNAYSAQQEQFNNWIATRTATTDPQQDPEVVSRTRALDSLKAVERTAESVVERLDATLLAISQAQEFVREQEVELDLAARAPFERSRLQQELRTFGIRLALTLPLLLVAGWLVARKRKSDYWPLLRGFVLFAVFAFFVELVPYLPSYGGYVRYGVGILASAVVGVYIIRAMRRYLAERQRVEQRSEAERRRAMPYEDAVKRIDGGVCPGCERAITKGPNGPANFCVHCGLRLFDSCTTCTSKKNAFYPYCPQCGTTATHDNETISSAPR
- a CDS encoding alpha/beta fold hydrolase; the encoded protein is MTSPQPLVPSVIVLHGALGSAEQMRPVAEALQAQRQYASVLNLELPGHGRTELPAGLLFSMRTFAMALQEYVHAKALVRPVVFGYSMGGYVALLLEHLAPGTIGGIVTLGTMLHWTPTIAQQAAARLNSEVIRAKVPAYAELLAARHMHAGGWELLLERTASMLCELGEQPLLTRETLGAVHCPVHLLVGGRDDSVSLEDATTAASHLPRARASLLPDIPHPIEKVDLAVVAREVSDLTAQLTAGV
- a CDS encoding FHA domain-containing protein, whose product is MTPELSTLLAILAAGMVIIAGGVYWWISRTPTIERLPDEPLPLFGGLTPEERMRSPSAAAAAVTAQAAEPRPRTPRPEPPQPQRPAVPAAPAASAPVPPADVLTRSTPVIREFVTGAPAPSSPSAAAAPGASVPRAPSEGVVSSAGVPGTMVEGHALRFSVPAEGTLQFLPGRLEIGAGLDAGREIRFVRVDGPNGIEVTFGRAEGELYRHIQLRDKTVSRSHARLQWRDQVWYLQNLSHTNPVVHNGVEMAGDAVQPLADGDSLEMGEVLFTFRSR
- a CDS encoding protein kinase domain-containing protein, yielding MEPQHEAQDVGDLADEYTLLGELGRGGNAIVYKARDRALFRDVAIKVVRPRFAATADEAIARLEREARTVARLQHPNIVTVYAVKRLNDGGLALVMQLVPGRTLKQAIQDDGPFEPERAERVIKDIAEALAFAHANGVVHRDVKPENVFMDSVSGRALLSDFGIAHNNEFDSRLTMTGSAIGTPAYMAPEQIDGAPANARSDLYSLGLVAWEMLSGERPWAGDALYNVIYKQKHEELPAIDSLRPGAVPARLQYIVERMLQKRPGARWAGADGLLAALNAWVVPSDWKQWEESHKRRRDREKAAPKMPVRRGDASEDATVRFARPTSGVSPAVVPEADVALLKVPTAPSVPVVDDDAAPSWATDADASSTGRRSRWVAVVALLGITLAGAAYAMYMRQMGPFATVSGNALAMTDAATVELPIVSDTAQSAPSVPVPTSMPTDSGVAAAAAADSQVVAQRRIDSLRVDSLVAVARRAERRAARAAIGVAPPAEARVAVAAPTVRATDDPGIIAAGGRHSCALVSSRVLCWGANDRGQLGDGDAEARSTPAPIVGDLEFVQVTTGLSHSCGVARGGDAYCWGADDRGQLGDATFTSRSAPVRVAGNQTFRLLRAGQYHTCGLTTAGDVLCWGANANGQLGDGGTSNRSSPVSVGGGLRFVSLSAGWNHSCAIAYDGKAYCWGANASGQLGNGTRTDTRTPTAVSAEQRFTSMAAGATHTCATADGGETFCWGRNSYGQLGTGGTGDQAVPAPVFGGTRFASVTVGGVHSCGRTRSGQVFCWGRNVYGQLGDGTNATRDVPTRVAGSTTFSAVHASGAHTCATGGEDTLWCWGFNVEGQLGDGTRNHLSRPTRVVMPAR
- a CDS encoding Ig-like domain-containing protein, whose amino-acid sequence is MRRVATRLRRGLVYVAALWATTACAGLSEITEPKPLLEPVGSVSVTPTTASVVEGNTTVLQAQVFDELGGALTGRPLFWSSSDSTVARVAPNGEVTALRVGNAQVAVTADGKSAVAAITVSRRAVASVQLSPPSPTLFVNGTLLLQARPLDDRGQPLSDRSISWQSSDPRIAIVDLAGVVTGLAPGTATITATSELRSATIGVTVVPVPTASVQVTPGRDTVIVGQSTQLSAVARDSAGNALAERSIGWSTNAGTIATVSSTGLVLGVAPGTVIVTASNGGRSGTAVLDVLPRPVGAVIVSPSQSVLTVGQTLRLTVQVTDQNGTLLLGRPVVYESSNPTVARVAADGTVSAAAAGTAVITAVSEGRTGTASVSVSPSPVALVRVSPASVNVLAGTTTRLTADALDASGAVLAQRAVTWLSGAPAFFSVRADGTVTALSPGAGVVFASAEGRIGTAAVVVRGVAVNAVVLSPAAPALFVGDLRDFTVAVRDVNGAEISGRVVQWATSDPTVAVVSSTGRVRAVAPGTAVISATVDGVAGTTSVVVSALPVATVSVALTASTLLPGQTTTATVVVRSAGGDVLTGRAVTWTSLTPAVATVSATGTVSAVANGTAVIRATVEGVSGQATLTVSPTPVASVSVSLAASSLFVGQTTQATAVTRSAANEVLSGRATAWSSSNAAVATVSAAGVVTALLPGSATITATSEGQSGTVVVTVSLVPVNSVTVALAASTITVGSSTQATATLRDTSNATLTGRVVAWSSSNSSVATVSGGGVVSAVAPGTASITATSEGKSNAATVTVTLVPVDSVEARLADSTVTVGSTVQGTAVLRALGGAVLSGRPVTWVSSNTAVATVNSSGLVSAVSPGSTTITATSEGKSDAVTLLVAAVPVASVTVTLNPGSIQVGATSTGSAVTRDASNNVLTGRTVTWASSNTGVATVNSSGVVTGVSAGTATITATSEGINGTADITVTAVPVASVNVTLNPTSIQVGATSSGSAVTRDASNNVLTGRTVTWASSNTGVATVNSSGEVTGVKRRHGHHYRDE